DNA from Rubripirellula lacrimiformis:
TCGGGATCCAGTCACCGTCGAAGTTCACAGCGGTCGTGTTACGCGCCTTGAAGATGTTTTCCTTGGTGTATTCGGCCGCTTCTTCGTCGGTCAATTGATGAGTCCAAGGAAGGCGATTGTCGCTTTGAGACCCCGGTCCGTGGTTTTTGTATTCAGCGTAATACGCGGTTTGGTGGTTGGGGCGGCCTTTCCACGGCGACCATCCTTCGGCTCGGATATGCGATCCAAGATCGCAGTTCAAAAAGACGACTCGCGCCGCGTTTCCCCATGGTCGGCCCAGTGCCGCGCGGGTCACATCTTCGTCGGCGTGCTTTTCGATCTTGCAGTTTTGGAAGACGTACCCAAATTGATTGACGTGCTTGCCGTTTTTTAATTTTTGGCTGTGCGCCGTGATCGTCGAATTTTTGCGACAGACGATCGTGCAAGCTTCGAACATTGCGATGCCATCGCCGTAAATGAAATCCGTTGTGCCTTCGATCCGGCAATCCTTGTGGTACGACCGGTTGTTGCCACCGGTGTAGTAAGTGTCTTGGAATCCCATGATTCGGCATTGAAAAAACACCGACCGATCACCATCCATTCGCAATGCTGCCGCCTGTCCTCCATCGATGCCGGATCGACTGTCGATCGTGTTTTGAAAGGTTACGTTTTCCGCGTAGAAACCATCCGCCATCACTCGAGTGCTGGCGTAGTCGGACGTCTTTCCGCCGTAGTTGTTGAAGGTCAGGATCGTTGTTTCGGACGATTCGCCCAGCAGTGAAAGGTTGATGGCGTCCGAAGGCACACGAATCTTCTCTTTGTACGTGCCTGGCTGGATGAAGATCGTCGTGCGTATTGATTGGTTCTTTGGCACTGCGTCGATGGCGTCTTGCACCTTGCGGAAATCGCCACTGCCATCGGCGGCAACGACGAAGTCGGCAGCTTCAGCAGTGAAACCCATCAAGATGCCAAGCAATGCGAATACGGACAAACCGATCCACGCAAGTTTTCGTTTCAAGTGCGTCATGGTCATGCGATCCTGGCCAGTTGGCGTCAGTTTTTTGCTTCTCGGGGGCGAATTTTGGGGCCGCGTTTGAGGCGGGAGGCCGGGAGGGTTAACGAGAAAGAGCGATTCGGTTGGTTTGGTTCGTTGTGGATGGGAAGTTCAAGTTCAAGTTCAAGTTCAAGTTCAAGTTCAAGTTCAAGTTCAAGTTCAAGTTCAAGTTCAAGTTCGAGTTCGAGTTCGAGTTCGAGTTCGAGTTCAAGTTCAAGTTCAAGTTCGAGTTCAAGTTCGAGTTCAAGTTCGAGTTCAAGTTCGAGTTCGAGTTCAAGTTCAAGTTCGAGTTCAAGTAGGGATACAGTTCAAAAACTTAAACTCGAACTTAAACTCGAACTCGAACTTTCTTCCCCCGCACCCACTCCCGCACCTATCCGCTACCCCGGTCTACCGGTCTCCCTCGATCACCTCCTTCACCCGTCCCACGTCCGATCTAATCAGTAACATCAACGATCACGCGGCTATACCGCGTCAACGCTGGGGTCCCTTGGTCGGTCACCGCCAAGATGATGTGCATCGTTCCCGTTTTGGGTTCCATGACCAAGCGATCGGGGACGGTGAACGAAGCCTGGGGCTGATCAAAGTTGTCGATCGCCAATGGCTGACCCGAGCGCGCCGTTGAAGTCGTGAACGTGCCGACTTCGGGGTAATAGAACCACTGGAACGAAAGTTCATCCCCGTCCGGGTCCGTGCTGCCAGCGGCGCCAAGTTTGACGACGTCGTCGCGTTTGGCGGTGATGGTCGACGGGTGATCCAGCTTGACGATGGGCGGGTGATTGGCCTGGGCGTACGGCTGTGTGGTCCAGTCGATGCGGGCGGCGAAGTCATTCTGATAGGCACTTCGCCAACGCCAAATCGTTGCATGGTTGCTGGTGTGCCAGTTACCGTCAAAGCCTTTCACTTCGTCGACAGTGTTGGTCCATAGCGGCCTCGTTTCGGGTTCCTGGAACCACTTTTGCATTCGCGGTTGGTACAGTTCATAACGACCGCCCCAACTGCCCCAATCGGGATGTTCTAGGTCGTTGAGTCCATTTTGGACCAGGCCCAGAAAGCTAGGGGTATCGCCTTCCATCAAGTATTCGGTGTGGGGATGTTGTGCGCCCAACGGGCCGTGGTTTTGGCGGATGTGCTGGTCCAGCCAATCTTTGTCAACGATGCTGAAGTCGGCTCCGGTGAAACGAGCGTGAAATTGATCGCCGCTAATGCCGCTCCACGTGGCATAGTGATACGCACCGCCGGCGTGAATGCCGGGACTGGCGATGTAGAACAGGTTCGGAAAGGTTTTGCGGATCCACGGTCCGCTATTGTCCTGATCCGAGATCGTGTAGACACGCAGTTTGGCAACGAACTTGGCAAGCTGTTCCGGTGTTCGTGTGGATTGAACTTTCCACAGCGCCTGGGCCAAGACGTTCGGTCCGCCCCATACTGTCACCCATAGCGGCCGCGCGTCGTCGCGATCGACCGCTGCGATCAGCCATTCCGACCCCGTGGAATCCTGGCCTTCCCCCACCGCGTTCATGCCATAGTCAGGTCGCCCCTGGCGTATCACCGATAACAGTTTGTCGGCCGTCGGGTAGCCCGGTTCATGCAACAACAGGTTCGCTTGCACATCGCCATAAGCCTTGACGATTTTTCGGATGCGATCCGGTGCCGTGCGTTTCTGTTGATGGATGGACGTGGTGGCGACCAAACCTTCGATGTCAAATTGATTGGCGTACGTCAGAAAACGCACCATCGATTGAGCGTCGTCGGGTTCATTCTCGATATCCGTCAGAACAAACACGCGATGTTTGGACTCCTCGGCATACGAGAATTGGCCCAAGCCCAGAATGATGACGACAAACAGCCAAAAGGTCGAACAAGATTTCATCGCACGGTAACTCACGTGATAGCCGGTGACTGGTAAACGTTTCGCTTGAAGCAATCCGTGCTCTGGGGCAAACTCACAAAATGGATCGCATCGCTTTTCACTGACTTTGCCAGCGAAATCAAATTCACTCGGTCGGTTCGAAAATGATTCGGCGATAGCTGGATAGATGGTGATCTCCGTCGTCCGTCACTTCACAGATCACATGGAACGTCTTTCCTGCCGAACCATGGGGGACTTCGATGGAGGCAACGCTCTTGTCGCCGTTTGTGATTTTGACGTCGCCGGGCAAGGTGCCAGCGGCGGACAACACCCACCAATGGAACGTGAGCTTGTCGTCATCGGGATCGGAGGAACCGGATGCGTCCAGGGTGACGGTCGATCCTTGCTTTGGATTCCGGGTCAGGATTTCGATGCCTTCGCTGTCGTCGATCGTGACGTTTGGATTTCGGTTTCCGGTTCCATCATTGGCCCAGTCCATGCGAGCGGCAAAGTTATTGAACGTGGCCGGATAGAAGTGTCGGTGCAGTGATGTGCACGTTGCTTTGGCGTCGCCATCGTGGTTCGTATAGCAAAACGTCGTGCCGTCTTCACCTTTGCCCCAGGTGGAATATCCACCCCAACCGCCTTGATTGGGAACGTTGGGATCGTTCAGCCCAACGGGCATCAGATGCAGAAACGCAGGCGTATCGCCTTCGACTCCGTATTTGTATTTCGGGTACACCTTTCCCAGGTTCCCGTGGTTTTGGATGTGCTTGGCGTATTCAGGCCAGTTCTTTTTTCCAGTTCCGTTTTGGAGTTTCCAGGCGCATTCGTCCCAGATGAAAAACAGGTCGTCGGCGAATTCCTTTCGTAACCACTGATGCGAACTGTCGGAATACGGGGTGCGTTGTTCGCGATCCTGGTCCGTGATCGTATACACGCGAAGCTTGTTTAGAAACTTTTTGAACTCCTCTTCACTGCGGTCTTGCTGGACGCGCCAAACGGCTTGGGCAAGCGTATTGCCGCCACCCCAAACGGTGATCCAAACCGGGCGGTCGTCATCTTCGTCAGCCAATTCGATGATCAGTTTGCTGCCGGGGGAATCGTTTCCTTCGCCGACATGTTCTGCGCCGCGTTTTTTACTGCCTAACATCGTGCGGTCACGAAGATACTTTGGACTAGGCCAGTAACCGATTTCTTGCCGCGTTTCGTCTTTCTGGTGCTGGGTTTGGCTGGACCGTTTTTGGAGATTCGGCAGGTCCTTTTCGTACGCGTTGACCGCGTCATGGATCAGTCCGATGAAGTCATCGCGAGTCTTGTCCAGGCTCCAACCCGTGCTGAAGACCAGACCTTCGATTTCCAGCATGTCCGCATGAACCATCAACCGAACCAGGGATTCGCTGTCATCGGTTTCCCAGGTGGAAACATCGGTCAACACGACCATTCGAGGTTTAGGCGGTGCCGCATCTGACGTCTTGGCTATAGCGAAAAACGCAAACAGGACGGCGAAAGTTGTAACGGCTTTCGGCATCGATCTTACCCATCGATATCTCTCAGCGGCTTTCGCTGCGGGGTTCGGTTTCTGGTTGGTCGAAGTCTTCATTTGCTGATCCATGGGGTGAGTTCATCGGAAGTGGGAAATGACGTTTGTGTGCCGATTCGAGTGACGGAAATGGCGGCGACGATGCGGGCGATGCCGGCCGCGTCTCGTAATTCCAGGCCATCTGCCAACGACACGGCTAAGGCTGCGGTGAAGGCGTCTCCGGCGCCCGTGGTGTCGACCGCGGCTACGCTGATTGCGGGAAGGTGTGTAGGACCAGTGTCGTCCAGCACCAATGCGCCTCGACTGCCCATCGTCAGGACGACCTGCTGGACGCCTCGCCCTCGCAGACGCTGTGCAGCACCGATCGCATCGTCGAAACCTTCGAGTGTCTGAACCTCGCGTGACGGTATCTCGGGTGCCTGAATCTCGGGTGCCTGAATCTCGGGTGAAGGGCCGACCCGTTCGGTGTCAGCCGGTTTTGTGGTCGTCTGTGGACAATCGGCAAGCACTGCGATCTCCGTCATGTTCGGAACACAAACATCGCAGAGTTCCAGAAGTTCGTCGGTGACGCATCCCACCGGTGCGGGCGTTAGGACGGTCGTCACGCCCGCGGCACGCGCGATTCGCATCGCTGCTAGGGATGCTTCGATCGGGGTTTCCATCTGGCACAGAACCAAGTCGGCTTGTTCAATGAATGACGCTGCCGCCTGGATGTCGGTGGCAGTTAAGCCGTCGTTGGCACCGGCGACCACGATGATGCAGTTCTCTGCGTGATCATCGACAAGGATCGCGGCGGTGCCGGTGGGCAGATTGGCATCCTTTTGAACGAAAGATGTGTCGATGCCATCGGCTTGGTAGCCGTGGATCGCCTGATCGCCGAAGACATCGTTTCCGACGCGTGCGACGAAGGTGACTTGCGCGCCCAGTCGGGCTGCTGCGACAGCTTGATTGGCACCTTTGCCACCCATTCCCTGATGCAGCGAACGGCCGGCCAATGTTTCCCCAGGCAGCGGTAGTCGCGGTGTGCGGAACGTCAGATCAACGTTGGCCGAACCAATGACACAGATACGACTGGATCTCTTGAATTCATTCATGGGATGCTAGTCTTCCTGTTGATTCATTCGGTCAATTGCAACGGCCGCTAGAATCACAAAGCCTTTGACCACTTGTTGCCAGAACGGCGAAACGTTTAGCAGGAACAGGCCGTTATTCAGGATGCCGATGATCAAACAGCCCAGCACAGTACCGATCACACTGCCACGCCCACCCGAAAGCGAAGTGCCACCAATCACTACCGCAGCGATCGAATCGAGTTCATAGCCGAGTCCCGCGTTGGGCTGGGCGGAATCGAGTCGGGCGGTGACGATCAATCCGGCGACGGCCGATAGCATCCCGCCCAGGGTGTAGACGGCGACCTTGACCCGTTGGACCGGCAGTCCCGTCAATCGTGCTGCGCGTTCGTTACCGCCGACGGCATAGATGTATC
Protein-coding regions in this window:
- a CDS encoding ribokinase, with the protein product MNEFKRSSRICVIGSANVDLTFRTPRLPLPGETLAGRSLHQGMGGKGANQAVAAARLGAQVTFVARVGNDVFGDQAIHGYQADGIDTSFVQKDANLPTGTAAILVDDHAENCIIVVAGANDGLTATDIQAAASFIEQADLVLCQMETPIEASLAAMRIARAAGVTTVLTPAPVGCVTDELLELCDVCVPNMTEIAVLADCPQTTTKPADTERVGPSPEIQAPEIQAPEIPSREVQTLEGFDDAIGAAQRLRGRGVQQVVLTMGSRGALVLDDTGPTHLPAISVAAVDTTGAGDAFTAALAVSLADGLELRDAAGIARIVAAISVTRIGTQTSFPTSDELTPWISK
- a CDS encoding DUF1593 domain-containing protein, giving the protein MKSCSTFWLFVVIILGLGQFSYAEESKHRVFVLTDIENEPDDAQSMVRFLTYANQFDIEGLVATTSIHQQKRTAPDRIRKIVKAYGDVQANLLLHEPGYPTADKLLSVIRQGRPDYGMNAVGEGQDSTGSEWLIAAVDRDDARPLWVTVWGGPNVLAQALWKVQSTRTPEQLAKFVAKLRVYTISDQDNSGPWIRKTFPNLFYIASPGIHAGGAYHYATWSGISGDQFHARFTGADFSIVDKDWLDQHIRQNHGPLGAQHPHTEYLMEGDTPSFLGLVQNGLNDLEHPDWGSWGGRYELYQPRMQKWFQEPETRPLWTNTVDEVKGFDGNWHTSNHATIWRWRSAYQNDFAARIDWTTQPYAQANHPPIVKLDHPSTITAKRDDVVKLGAAGSTDPDGDELSFQWFYYPEVGTFTTSTARSGQPLAIDNFDQPQASFTVPDRLVMEPKTGTMHIILAVTDQGTPALTRYSRVIVDVTD
- a CDS encoding DUF1593 domain-containing protein — protein: MPKAVTTFAVLFAFFAIAKTSDAAPPKPRMVVLTDVSTWETDDSESLVRLMVHADMLEIEGLVFSTGWSLDKTRDDFIGLIHDAVNAYEKDLPNLQKRSSQTQHQKDETRQEIGYWPSPKYLRDRTMLGSKKRGAEHVGEGNDSPGSKLIIELADEDDDRPVWITVWGGGNTLAQAVWRVQQDRSEEEFKKFLNKLRVYTITDQDREQRTPYSDSSHQWLRKEFADDLFFIWDECAWKLQNGTGKKNWPEYAKHIQNHGNLGKVYPKYKYGVEGDTPAFLHLMPVGLNDPNVPNQGGWGGYSTWGKGEDGTTFCYTNHDGDAKATCTSLHRHFYPATFNNFAARMDWANDGTGNRNPNVTIDDSEGIEILTRNPKQGSTVTLDASGSSDPDDDKLTFHWWVLSAAGTLPGDVKITNGDKSVASIEVPHGSAGKTFHVICEVTDDGDHHLSSYRRIIFEPTE